The proteins below are encoded in one region of Streptomyces marianii:
- a CDS encoding DUF6542 domain-containing protein, with protein sequence MEQQRTGTSSRRLRPQAPLSQQAPLSKEALIEGASVYRVTARPGGAGQPETPQRPGKRPGARPARQGPPLVAALRRLPNPRLTGLGAGLFVCVLMLVIGSLDQLLFDGSAVVYGVLFLPVSALTAFWVRSADLVTAPISVPIAFAVGLLPITGGSEGTGGSGGIGVQIMAVVTALAVQAGWLYGGTLVAGLIATVRKIRLMTTRRRSRRPSGPPRRA encoded by the coding sequence GTGGAGCAGCAAAGGACTGGTACCTCGTCGAGGCGGCTGCGGCCGCAGGCCCCTCTTTCGCAGCAGGCCCCCCTCTCCAAGGAAGCCCTCATCGAGGGTGCCTCGGTGTACCGGGTCACTGCCCGGCCCGGCGGGGCGGGGCAGCCGGAAACCCCGCAACGGCCCGGCAAGCGGCCGGGCGCACGGCCCGCGCGCCAGGGCCCCCCGCTGGTGGCCGCCCTGCGCAGACTGCCGAACCCGCGGCTGACCGGGCTCGGCGCCGGACTGTTCGTCTGCGTCCTCATGCTGGTGATCGGCTCGCTCGACCAGCTGCTGTTCGACGGCTCGGCCGTCGTGTACGGGGTGCTGTTCCTGCCGGTGAGCGCCCTGACCGCGTTCTGGGTACGGAGCGCGGACCTGGTCACCGCGCCGATCAGCGTGCCGATCGCCTTCGCCGTGGGGCTGCTACCGATCACGGGAGGTTCGGAGGGGACCGGCGGGTCCGGGGGCATCGGCGTCCAGATCATGGCCGTGGTCACCGCGCTGGCCGTGCAGGCGGGCTGGCTGTACGGGGGCACGCTCGTCGCCGGGCTGATCGCGACCGTGCGGAAGATCCGGCTGATGACGACCCGGCGCCGTTCCCGCCGGCCGTCCGGGCCGCCGCGCCGGGCCTGA
- the ppgK gene encoding polyphosphate--glucose phosphotransferase produces the protein MNVFGVDIGGSGIKGAPVDLDRGDLAEPRHKVLTPHPAAPEPVADCVAEVVRHFGWSGPVGVTFPGVVTGSVIRTAANVDKNWIDVDAVGLLRERIGLPVTVLNDADAAGVAEMTFGAGKGRKGTVMLLTLGTGIGSALFLDGRLVPNTELGHLELNHHEAEKRASTKVKEDEGLSWEHWARRVQKYLAHLEMLFSPELFIIGGGVSRKADKFIPLLHHIRAEIVPAQLQNNAGIVGAAMTAAAVHG, from the coding sequence ATGAACGTCTTCGGAGTGGACATCGGCGGATCGGGGATCAAAGGCGCCCCCGTGGACCTGGACCGCGGCGACCTCGCCGAGCCCCGCCACAAGGTACTCACCCCCCACCCGGCCGCGCCCGAACCGGTGGCCGACTGCGTCGCGGAGGTGGTGCGGCACTTCGGCTGGTCGGGCCCCGTGGGGGTCACCTTCCCCGGAGTGGTCACCGGCTCGGTCATCCGTACGGCCGCCAACGTCGACAAGAACTGGATCGACGTCGACGCAGTCGGACTGCTGCGCGAGCGGATCGGCCTGCCGGTGACCGTGCTCAACGACGCGGACGCGGCCGGAGTGGCCGAGATGACCTTCGGCGCGGGCAAGGGTCGCAAGGGCACGGTGATGCTGCTGACCCTCGGCACGGGCATCGGCAGCGCGCTCTTCCTCGACGGCAGGCTCGTGCCGAACACGGAGCTCGGCCATCTGGAGCTGAACCACCACGAGGCCGAGAAGCGGGCGTCGACCAAGGTCAAGGAGGACGAGGGGCTGAGCTGGGAGCACTGGGCCCGCCGGGTCCAGAAGTACCTGGCCCACCTGGAGATGCTGTTCTCGCCCGAGTTGTTCATCATCGGCGGCGGCGTGAGCCGCAAGGCGGACAAGTTCATCCCGCTGCTCCACCACATCCGGGCGGAGATCGTCCCGGCCCAGCTGCAGAACAACGCGGGGATCGTCGGAGCGGCGATGACGGCGGCGGCCGTGCACGGCTGA